The following are encoded together in the Oceanobacillus zhaokaii genome:
- a CDS encoding type II secretion system F family protein has protein sequence MTDILLIIILLGLVGGYAFAVAKRKKREANSTLTSTNIEQNKELEQLKKKHFMEYMQARTSKQVEGHLVDYSKYTLSIKEYILYALLAVIFFSFIGYLFYESIIAVIIIGALGLFFPKFQKKTLLEKRKEKLKLQFKEAIASLSSSLAAGRSIENSFIEVVSDLYLLYPDPDTFIIKEFEIINRRVENGETIENALLDFSIRSDVEDIQNFANVFITCKRTGGNLVEVIRRTSDILSEKIDIQQEVAVMIASKKFESRILSIAPLGMILLLKSTAEDYLAPMYNWSSGGPIIMTICLALVISAFILAQRIMDIKV, from the coding sequence TTGACAGACATTCTATTAATTATTATCCTATTGGGTTTAGTTGGAGGTTATGCCTTCGCTGTTGCAAAGAGGAAAAAACGAGAAGCTAATTCTACTTTAACATCTACTAATATTGAACAGAATAAAGAATTAGAACAACTTAAGAAGAAACATTTTATGGAATATATGCAGGCGAGAACAAGCAAGCAAGTTGAAGGGCACTTAGTTGATTATTCGAAATACACTTTATCAATAAAAGAATATATATTATATGCATTGCTTGCAGTAATCTTTTTTTCCTTTATTGGCTATTTATTCTATGAAAGTATAATTGCGGTAATTATTATTGGAGCGTTAGGCTTGTTCTTTCCAAAATTTCAAAAGAAAACGTTGCTGGAAAAAAGAAAGGAAAAACTAAAGTTGCAGTTTAAAGAGGCAATTGCATCTTTATCCTCTTCATTAGCTGCAGGAAGATCGATTGAAAATAGTTTCATAGAAGTTGTTTCAGACTTATATTTACTTTATCCAGACCCGGATACTTTTATTATTAAGGAATTTGAAATCATAAATCGAAGAGTTGAAAATGGAGAAACAATCGAAAATGCCCTTTTAGATTTTAGCATTAGATCTGATGTGGAGGACATTCAAAATTTTGCTAATGTGTTTATTACTTGTAAACGTACAGGCGGTAATTTAGTTGAAGTGATCAGACGTACCTCAGACATTCTTAGTGAAAAAATTGATATTCAACAAGAAGTAGCTGTTATGATAGCTTCTAAAAAGTTTGAGTCAAGAATTCTAAGTATTGCACCATTAGGTATGATCTTATTATTAAAGTCCACAGCGGAAGACTATCTAGCGCCAATGTATAATTGGAGCAGCGGTGGCCCAATAATCATGACTATTTGTTTAGCACTTGTCATTTCTGCTTTTATTTTGGCGCAACGAATAATGGATATTAAGGTGTGA
- a CDS encoding CpaF family protein — MHSIKNEELREYVEVAVFKYAKENKIKSTEIKYLVERIYNSFRGYDVLQPLIDDKTITEIMINNHKEIFIERYGSTTQVDIQFESQQKLEDIIQSIVSKVDRVVNESSPIVDARLQDGSRVNVVLPPIALKGPVITIRKFPEKPLTIDDLIAYDTITQEVAEFLEKLVVAKYNIFIGGGTGSGKTTFLNVLSNFIPQDERIITIEDSAELQIKNVPNLVSLETRNANTEGKGEITIRELIKTSLRMRPDRIIVGEVRGGEALDMLQAMNTGHDGSLSTGHANSVKDMLSRLETMVLNGANLPVEVIRKQISSAIDIMIHLTRLRDNSRKVVAISEIIGVENGEVILNPLYEFVEEGEEDGKVIGSLKATGNQLKNKSKIQLAGVSVEVEETRG, encoded by the coding sequence ATGCATTCCATTAAAAATGAAGAACTAAGAGAATATGTTGAAGTAGCTGTATTTAAATATGCAAAAGAAAACAAGATCAAATCAACAGAAATAAAATATTTAGTGGAACGAATTTACAACTCCTTCCGAGGTTATGATGTTCTCCAGCCACTTATAGATGATAAAACGATTACCGAAATTATGATTAATAATCATAAGGAAATATTTATTGAACGGTACGGCTCTACAACTCAAGTTGATATCCAATTTGAGAGTCAGCAGAAGCTGGAGGATATTATCCAATCAATCGTTTCCAAGGTTGATAGGGTTGTAAACGAATCTTCACCAATTGTTGATGCTAGATTGCAAGATGGTTCTCGGGTAAATGTTGTTTTACCTCCGATTGCCTTGAAGGGCCCCGTTATCACTATCCGGAAATTTCCTGAGAAGCCACTTACGATTGATGACTTAATCGCATATGACACTATTACCCAGGAAGTAGCAGAATTCTTAGAGAAGCTTGTTGTTGCGAAATACAATATTTTTATTGGCGGTGGAACAGGTTCAGGTAAGACAACCTTCCTAAATGTATTATCCAACTTTATTCCACAAGACGAACGAATTATTACGATTGAAGATTCAGCCGAGCTGCAAATTAAAAATGTTCCAAACTTAGTTAGCTTGGAAACGAGGAATGCAAACACGGAAGGAAAAGGAGAAATCACTATCCGTGAACTCATCAAAACATCACTTCGGATGCGTCCTGACCGAATCATTGTCGGTGAGGTTCGTGGTGGAGAAGCATTAGACATGCTGCAGGCGATGAATACTGGTCATGATGGCTCTCTATCAACCGGACATGCCAACTCAGTGAAGGATATGCTCAGCAGGCTAGAAACGATGGTATTGAATGGTGCAAATTTACCGGTAGAAGTAATTCGTAAACAAATCAGCTCTGCAATTGATATTATGATTCACTTAACGCGCTTGCGTGACAATTCGCGAAAAGTTGTAGCAATCAGTGAAATCATCGGAGTCGAAAATGGAGAGGTAATTCTAAACCCTTTATATGAGTTTGTTGAAGAAGGGGAAGAAGATGGCAAAGTTATCGGTTCTTTAAAAGCGACTGGCAATCAGCTGAAAAATAAATCAAAAATCCAGCTTGCAGGGGTCTCCGTTGAAGTAGAAGAGACAAGGGGGTGA
- a CDS encoding AAA family ATPase translates to MKKLRIVVADENLDYVESLASYLRTAEESSRFIVTYFTSTEKLELYLDQGESIDILLISPGIYHTNLKVLNDTSFIFLDDDKLTAGSTEHNSVYRYQRLGQLVSNMLAIYYDRNQTAGKYLARSKQTKVLSVYSPVGGAGKTTIAVNLSKQLALNNAKVFYLNLELINTTSLYFSSSEDNPSLQIFYYVKAESPQLLSKIEALKKYDPYSMVDYFDIEINADELLEFNESDVKRLINGIVETGSYDYIVIDLDSSLHERNIAALKESDQVIWPVANDVQSMLKTESFFEEEEKLVGKENIIKDKLLILQNKYLDTGLRTTNDYSIVIEGNLPFIENWLTTQSSIEILGNDLFNQELQGIIQSKIITGGRSATSIG, encoded by the coding sequence ATGAAGAAATTAAGGATTGTAGTTGCAGATGAAAATTTAGATTATGTAGAATCATTGGCATCCTACTTACGTACTGCTGAGGAATCTTCAAGATTTATTGTTACATATTTTACAAGCACAGAAAAATTAGAGCTTTATCTAGATCAAGGGGAAAGTATTGATATATTACTCATCAGTCCAGGAATTTATCATACTAATTTGAAGGTACTGAATGATACGAGCTTTATTTTCCTAGATGATGACAAATTAACAGCTGGGAGCACAGAACATAATTCCGTTTACCGTTACCAACGATTGGGGCAATTGGTTTCAAACATGCTTGCAATATATTACGATCGAAACCAAACAGCTGGAAAATACTTAGCGAGAAGTAAGCAAACGAAAGTATTGTCTGTATATTCTCCAGTAGGAGGCGCGGGTAAAACGACAATAGCTGTTAATTTATCGAAGCAGCTAGCATTAAACAATGCAAAGGTCTTTTATTTAAACCTTGAACTGATAAATACAACAAGTCTTTACTTTAGTTCCAGCGAGGATAACCCATCCTTACAAATTTTTTATTACGTAAAAGCAGAGTCACCACAGCTTTTATCCAAGATTGAAGCATTGAAGAAATATGACCCGTACTCAATGGTTGATTACTTTGATATCGAAATTAATGCAGATGAATTACTCGAGTTCAATGAATCAGATGTAAAGCGATTAATAAATGGAATTGTCGAGACAGGCTCCTATGACTATATCGTTATTGATTTAGATAGCTCGTTGCATGAGAGAAACATTGCCGCATTAAAAGAAAGTGATCAAGTAATTTGGCCCGTTGCAAATGACGTACAAAGTATGCTAAAAACAGAATCATTCTTTGAAGAAGAAGAGAAATTAGTTGGCAAGGAAAATATTATTAAAGACAAGTTGCTAATTCTTCAAAACAAATATTTGGATACTGGGTTGAGAACGACTAATGATTATAGCATTGTGATTGAAGGTAACCTGCCATTTATCGAAAACTGGTTAACAACACAATCAAGTATAGAAATTTTAGGGAACGACCTATTTAATCAGGAACTCCAAGGGATTATTCAATCGAAAATAATCACTGGGGGAAGGAGTGCAACGAGCATTGGATAG
- a CDS encoding zinc ribbon domain-containing protein → MKCKNCGHNVKKDGQFCPECGANLELQHGKKKSSKRIMILFSSIITLIILAVIIVFFLGKDRFSPEQVVSAFETAVNDHDANELVDLLHSSTESLEITEENTKILIDYLLDNPDAFGNLKSRLNDQVEFINSTANQINGTAYQDETYATINVMQDGKQWLFFDDYKLVVIPGYIQLYLDEENKYTTLYINDKEVEATEENTSFGPYMPGAYTVKAVFNNTYVTLEEEETLSLFAMGQEAVGHSFEMPIAETTVYSVVSDAQLYINGEESDITLDEGKQVIGTFPNDESVTLQIDKEYPWGHVKSEEKVITDDNHLNFDKLIVFNDEEQDKIMERLNEMIASYHVALTEKDASKLDKNVTDNLKTAFTENLAKVEREEPEYSGKLIKATYDFARISNPIYDEKSDQYSVTLEAHYVFHEPNGNIGWLFRDTERDNYTRSRMMTLVYDEVAKEWLLDGYENEYFIVVDSDAKEYDIQ, encoded by the coding sequence TTGAAGTGCAAAAATTGTGGCCATAATGTAAAGAAAGATGGACAATTTTGCCCAGAGTGTGGTGCAAATTTGGAGCTACAGCATGGAAAGAAAAAAAGTTCAAAGAGAATAATGATACTATTTTCTAGTATTATTACGTTGATTATACTAGCAGTCATCATTGTTTTTTTCCTAGGGAAGGACAGATTTTCACCTGAACAAGTTGTATCCGCATTTGAAACTGCAGTTAACGATCATGATGCAAATGAACTTGTAGATTTATTACATTCGAGTACTGAATCACTTGAGATAACTGAAGAAAATACAAAGATTTTAATTGATTATCTGCTGGATAATCCAGATGCTTTTGGGAATCTAAAGTCTCGACTGAATGACCAGGTTGAATTCATTAATTCAACGGCTAATCAGATCAATGGTACAGCATATCAGGATGAAACATATGCGACAATTAATGTCATGCAGGATGGAAAGCAATGGCTGTTTTTTGATGATTATAAGCTAGTCGTTATTCCTGGTTATATTCAACTGTATCTAGATGAAGAAAATAAGTATACCACACTGTATATTAACGATAAGGAAGTCGAAGCAACTGAGGAGAATACTAGCTTCGGACCTTATATGCCTGGTGCATATACTGTAAAAGCGGTGTTTAATAATACATATGTGACATTAGAAGAGGAAGAAACATTGAGCCTATTTGCAATGGGTCAAGAAGCGGTTGGACATTCTTTCGAAATGCCAATTGCGGAAACAACGGTGTATTCTGTTGTATCTGATGCGCAATTGTATATTAATGGTGAGGAATCTGATATTACGCTCGATGAAGGAAAACAAGTAATCGGCACATTTCCAAATGATGAATCTGTTACATTGCAAATTGACAAGGAATATCCATGGGGGCATGTAAAAAGTGAAGAAAAAGTTATTACGGACGATAACCATTTAAATTTCGATAAATTAATTGTTTTTAACGATGAAGAGCAAGACAAAATTATGGAGCGGCTTAATGAAATGATTGCCAGCTATCATGTCGCATTAACAGAGAAAGACGCTTCAAAGCTCGATAAAAACGTGACAGATAATTTGAAGACTGCATTTACTGAAAATTTAGCTAAGGTAGAACGTGAAGAGCCCGAATATAGTGGTAAGTTAATCAAAGCGACCTACGATTTTGCAAGAATTTCCAATCCAATATACGATGAAAAATCAGATCAATACAGTGTAACTTTAGAAGCACATTATGTATTCCATGAACCAAACGGCAATATAGGCTGGTTATTTAGAGATACAGAAAGGGACAACTATACACGTTCAAGAATGATGACTCTTGTCTATGATGAAGTTGCTAAGGAATGGTTGTTAGACGGTTATGAGAATGAATATTTCATTGTCGTTGATTCGGATGCTAAGGAATATGATATTCAATAG
- the greA gene encoding transcription elongation factor GreA: MAVEKSYYMTQEGKEKLEKELHFLKTDRRQEVVERIKIARDFGDLSENSEYDAAKDEQAFVEQRITQVEKMIRNAIIIENDNNNPNVVSLGKSVTFIELPDGDEETYTIVGSAEADPFEGKISNDSPMAKSLIGKEIGEEVAVATPGGDIQVKIVKVD, from the coding sequence ATGGCTGTAGAGAAAAGTTATTATATGACTCAAGAGGGAAAAGAAAAATTAGAGAAAGAATTACATTTTTTGAAAACAGATCGCAGACAAGAAGTAGTAGAGCGTATTAAAATTGCTCGTGACTTCGGTGATCTTTCTGAGAACTCTGAGTATGATGCAGCGAAAGATGAACAGGCTTTCGTGGAACAGCGTATTACACAAGTTGAGAAAATGATTCGTAATGCAATCATTATTGAAAATGATAATAATAATCCGAATGTAGTATCATTAGGTAAATCTGTTACATTTATCGAATTGCCAGATGGTGATGAAGAAACATATACAATCGTTGGAAGTGCAGAAGCAGACCCATTTGAAGGTAAAATTTCAAATGACTCCCCAATGGCAAAAAGCCTAATTGGCAAAGAAATTGGTGAAGAAGTAGCAGTAGCAACTCCAGGTGGAGATATTCAAGTTAAAATCGTGAAAGTAGATTAA
- the udk gene encoding uridine kinase yields MSKDKPVVIGVAGGSGSGKTSVTRSIYEQFTDKTILVLEQDYYYKDQSHLAFEERLNTNYDHPLAFDNDLLIEHLNDLLNQKSIDKPVYDYKNHTRSAEVIHVEPKEVIIVEGILILDDARLMDLMDIKVFVDTDADLRIIRRLLRDIKERGRTLDSVIDQYLDNVRPSHLQFIEPTKRYADIIIPEGGQNHVAIDILASKIESIIAKNRKR; encoded by the coding sequence TTGAGCAAAGATAAACCAGTAGTGATTGGTGTCGCAGGTGGAAGTGGAAGTGGAAAAACTTCGGTTACCCGTTCCATTTACGAACAATTCACGGATAAAACCATACTTGTTCTTGAACAAGATTATTATTATAAGGATCAAAGTCATTTAGCATTTGAAGAAAGATTGAATACAAACTATGACCATCCCTTAGCATTCGATAATGACTTGCTTATCGAGCATCTAAATGATCTATTAAATCAGAAGTCAATCGATAAGCCTGTATATGATTATAAAAATCATACAAGATCAGCCGAAGTAATCCATGTGGAACCAAAGGAAGTTATTATTGTAGAAGGTATTCTTATTTTAGATGATGCGAGACTTATGGATTTAATGGATATTAAAGTGTTTGTTGATACGGATGCTGATTTACGCATCATTCGCCGGTTATTAAGAGATATTAAAGAGCGAGGCAGAACTCTCGATTCCGTAATCGATCAATACCTTGACAATGTAAGACCATCACATTTACAATTTATTGAACCTACAAAACGGTATGCAGATATTATCATCCCTGAGGGTGGCCAAAATCATGTTGCAATCGATATTTTAGCATCCAAGATTGAAAGCATAATAGCAAAAAATCGGAAAAGATAA
- a CDS encoding O-methyltransferase, whose amino-acid sequence MDEQLKHYLEQTLPTQQEWVLQLEEQAIRNQIPIMDSVGINFLMQLIRIKEPKRILEIGTAIGYSALRMNEAYPEADITTIERDEPRYKQALENIRIQEKQEKIHVIFDDALIAMEKLIETGEQFNFIFIDAAKGQYKRFFELANQLLADSGLIITDNVLFRGYVASSDTDNIPKRYRKMVEKLRDYNTFIMNHPNFTSSIIPIGDGVAVSEYLGGQNVEQR is encoded by the coding sequence ATGGACGAGCAATTAAAACATTACTTGGAACAAACCCTACCTACTCAACAAGAGTGGGTTTTACAGCTTGAAGAGCAAGCGATTCGGAATCAGATACCAATTATGGATTCGGTAGGAATTAATTTTTTGATGCAGCTAATTCGCATAAAAGAGCCGAAACGAATATTAGAGATTGGTACAGCGATTGGTTATTCAGCATTAAGAATGAATGAAGCATATCCTGAAGCCGACATTACAACAATTGAACGTGATGAGCCACGCTATAAACAGGCGCTTGAAAATATCAGAATTCAAGAGAAACAAGAAAAAATTCACGTTATATTTGATGATGCTTTGATTGCAATGGAAAAGCTCATTGAAACTGGAGAGCAGTTTAATTTCATTTTTATCGATGCGGCAAAGGGGCAATATAAGCGATTTTTTGAACTTGCTAACCAGCTTTTAGCCGACTCAGGGTTAATCATTACAGACAATGTACTATTCAGAGGGTATGTTGCAAGTAGCGATACAGATAATATCCCGAAACGCTACCGAAAAATGGTTGAGAAATTAAGAGATTATAATACATTCATCATGAATCATCCTAATTTCACCTCTTCTATTATTCCAATAGGTGATGGCGTTGCAGTTAGTGAATATTTAGGAGGTCAGAACGTTGAGCAAAGATAA
- the mltG gene encoding endolytic transglycosylase MltG has translation MSKKKSGGNFRDDLVARSNEARTVRKIVFMILIVLIIILAIGGISGFLYVKSALEPVDPSSDESIKVEIPIGSSSTTIADILEENGIIKNGLIFRLYLKLNNEGDFQAGEYTFTPALTLDEIIQSLKTGKVVAEPVHRITIPEGLTVDQIAGIYAEKLKINKEDFLKVVNDKAYIEKLIDKYSTILSDDILNEQIRTPLEGYLYASTYDFYEEEPTIESIVEAMLDRTLTVLTPYLEEIKEKEFTVHEAVTFASLVEKEASNEEQRNEISSVFYNRLETEMPLQTDPTVLYALGEHQEKVLYKDLEVDSPYNTYKVQSLPIGPIANFSESSLNATLNPVDSDYLYFLHDSEGDIHYAETYDEHLENRDKYIN, from the coding sequence ATGTCCAAAAAAAAAAGTGGTGGGAATTTTAGAGACGATCTAGTCGCACGAAGTAATGAAGCGAGAACCGTAAGAAAAATTGTGTTTATGATATTAATCGTTCTAATTATAATTCTTGCTATCGGTGGTATATCAGGATTTCTTTATGTTAAGTCTGCATTAGAACCTGTAGACCCATCTAGTGATGAAAGTATAAAAGTAGAAATACCAATAGGTTCATCCAGTACAACGATTGCAGATATTCTTGAAGAAAATGGTATTATTAAAAATGGACTGATTTTCCGTCTTTATTTAAAACTGAATAATGAAGGAGACTTTCAAGCAGGGGAGTATACCTTTACTCCTGCACTTACTTTAGATGAAATTATCCAATCGCTTAAGACTGGGAAGGTAGTGGCCGAACCAGTACACAGAATCACAATTCCAGAAGGACTTACTGTTGATCAAATTGCTGGAATCTACGCAGAAAAATTGAAAATTAACAAAGAAGATTTTCTTAAAGTAGTTAATGACAAGGCATATATTGAAAAGCTTATCGATAAATATTCCACGATTTTATCAGATGATATTCTGAATGAGCAAATCCGAACACCTTTAGAAGGTTATCTATATGCTTCTACTTATGACTTCTATGAAGAAGAGCCTACAATTGAATCAATTGTAGAAGCGATGCTGGACCGTACGTTAACCGTGTTAACTCCTTACTTAGAAGAAATAAAAGAAAAAGAGTTTACGGTTCATGAGGCTGTCACGTTTGCTTCGTTAGTGGAGAAAGAAGCGAGTAATGAAGAGCAGCGGAATGAAATATCTAGTGTATTCTATAATCGATTGGAAACGGAAATGCCTTTACAAACAGACCCAACGGTATTATATGCACTTGGAGAGCATCAAGAAAAAGTATTATATAAGGATTTAGAAGTAGATTCACCATATAATACATACAAAGTACAATCATTGCCAATAGGTCCGATTGCTAATTTTTCGGAGAGTTCTTTGAATGCAACCCTCAATCCTGTTGATTCGGATTATCTATATTTCTTACATGATAGCGAAGGGGATATCCACTACGCTGAAACCTATGATGAGCATCTAGAGAATAGAGATAAATATATTAATTAA
- a CDS encoding DUF1292 domain-containing protein, with product MAIEDKERIIVPDENGEEHLFEVLFTFDVDETNQSYIAVVPVEQSEDEEVEVYAFRYEENGNDDDDLALFPIETNEEWDIVEEMLATLADEEEE from the coding sequence ATGGCAATTGAAGATAAAGAAAGAATCATTGTACCAGACGAAAATGGTGAGGAGCATCTATTTGAAGTTCTTTTTACATTTGATGTTGACGAAACGAATCAGTCTTACATTGCGGTTGTTCCAGTAGAGCAATCAGAAGATGAAGAAGTAGAAGTATACGCATTCCGTTATGAAGAAAATGGAAATGATGATGATGATCTTGCATTATTCCCAATTGAAACAAATGAGGAATGGGATATCGTCGAAGAAATGCTTGCTACATTGGCGGACGAAGAAGAGGAGTAA
- the ruvX gene encoding Holliday junction resolvase RuvX, with protein sequence MKIIGLDVGSKTIGVAVSDAFGWTAQGKTTIQWDENDIHSADEELGKIIKEYEIEKAVIGLPKNMNGTIGERGEASQRYAAHIEEIFHIQTDLWDERLTTMAAERVLLEADVSRKKRKKVIDKMAAVIILQGYLDQK encoded by the coding sequence ATGAAGATTATTGGGTTAGATGTAGGTTCTAAAACCATTGGAGTTGCGGTAAGCGATGCATTTGGTTGGACTGCGCAAGGCAAAACAACTATACAGTGGGACGAAAATGATATACATTCAGCAGATGAAGAATTAGGAAAAATAATAAAAGAATATGAAATTGAAAAAGCTGTCATTGGACTTCCTAAAAATATGAATGGTACAATAGGTGAACGCGGAGAAGCGTCACAACGATATGCAGCTCATATTGAAGAAATCTTCCATATCCAAACAGACCTTTGGGATGAAAGGTTAACAACAATGGCTGCCGAAAGAGTGTTATTGGAAGCCGATGTGAGCAGAAAGAAAAGAAAAAAAGTAATCGACAAAATGGCCGCTGTCATAATTTTGCAAGGTTATTTAGATCAAAAATAA
- a CDS encoding IreB family regulatory phosphoprotein: MSSIDKTMKFNFSEEPFDQDIKEILFTVHDALKEKGYNPINQIVGYLLSGDPAYIPRHKDARNLIRKVERDEVIEELVKVYLREKKAD; the protein is encoded by the coding sequence ATGAGTTCAATTGATAAAACGATGAAATTTAATTTTTCAGAAGAACCATTCGATCAGGATATAAAAGAAATTCTTTTTACGGTTCATGATGCATTAAAGGAAAAAGGATATAATCCAATTAATCAAATTGTTGGTTATTTATTATCTGGAGATCCGGCATATATTCCTAGGCATAAAGATGCTCGAAATTTAATACGAAAAGTAGAGAGAGACGAAGTAATCGAGGAATTAGTAAAAGTTTATTTAAGAGAAAAAAAGGCGGATTAA